The sequence GAAGGGATAATGGAATACGCATTATTACAGGCAGTTTTCTTACCGTTACTTTTATCTCCAGTAGCATATATTCTTGGAAGAAAAGTAGGACCTACCCCTGCAATGTGGTTTACATTTGCAATTCTGTTATACACTACAATTCTTGTAATCAATGCAGCACTTTCTGGAACAGTAGAGGAACACTATCCATGGACTGAACAATTTGGAGAATTTGGTTTCTTGTTAGATGGATTGGCATCACCATTTGCAATACTGATTTATGTTTTATCTACAATATTGGCAATTTATTCAAAACCATACATGATTCATAAATTCCACGAACAATTTGAAGAAGAAAAGAAAATTGTTTCATCTGCTGGTGGTCAAACATCTATCATTGAATCATCTTCTCTTACAAATTATGTGAATGCTAAATCTGGACTTTACTTTGCACTATATCTTGTATTTGCAATGGGTATGCTTGGAACTGTTCTTTCAACTAATCTAATTGAATTTTATGTATTCTTTGAGGTTATGTTAATTCCAGGTTTCTTCTTAGTTGCACTTTGGGGTGATGGACCAAGAAGAAAGATTGGTTTAATGTTCTTATTTTGGACTCATGCTGGTGCAGTAGTTTTACTATTAGGATTTTTGATGATTGGTCTTTCCATTGGCAGTTTTGATTTTGCAGATATCAATGAATCAGAAATCCCTGAAGATATTCTCATGTTATCTGCAGTTGCAATTTCAATAGGCCTTGGTGTAAAACTGGCAGTCTTTATGTTCCATATCTGGCTTCCATATGTTCACGGTTCTGCACCTACACCAATCAGTGCATTATTGTCCCCTGCCATGATTGGAATTGGTGCTTATGGTATTTTCAGATTAATTGTAGAATTTTTGCCTTCAACATTTGCAGATCTTGCAATATGGTTCCATATCTGGGGTCTTGTTACAATGATTTACGGTGGTGCCATGGCACTGATGCAAGATGATTTGAAACGCATGCTTGCATATTCTAGTATTAGTCAGATGGGTTACATCCTATTTGGTATTGGTTCAATATCTGTACTTGGTCTTGCAGGTGCTGAGATGATGTATGTAACACACGCCATTGGTAAAGGAATTCTCTTCATGATGGCTGGAATTATTATTGTTAAAGTTGGAACTAGAAGTATCTCTAAACTTGGAGGATTAGCAGGAAAAATGCCAATCACTGCAGTATGTGCAGTTATTGGTGCATTAACAATTATGGGTGTTCCACCAACAAGCGGTTTCATGGGAGAGTGGATTCTATTTTTCGGTGCTTTAGAGACTGCCATTGAAGAGGGTTCAACACTTAGAGCAGTAACATTTGGTCTAGGACTAGTTGCAACAGCTCTTACAATGTCTTACATGTTGTGGATGCTAAAACGCGTATTCTTTGGAAAGACTCCAGAACATCTTGAACATGTTAAAGAAGGAAGTTGGTATATGACAGCACCAATGATGGTGTTGGCAGGATTTTCAATTGTGGTTGGAATTTATCCAGATATTTTCTTGAAGACAATAATTCCATACATGAATGGAGTGTTGGGAGTTTAGATTATGGCAACAGAAGCTTTAGGATTACCATTTGAAGTTGGAGCCGCAAGTGCTTGGTTAGTTTGGATTTTACCATTTGTAGCAGCAATGATTATTCCGGGAGTTGGTAAACTATCAAAACATGCAACTGGTTATGTTGCAGTAGCATTTGCTTTGATGAGTGCATTATCTGCAGCATCACTTCTTCCAATGGCTTTGGAGGCACACGAAATCCATGATCAGATAATGTGGATTGAGGCAATTGGTCTCAAAGCTGGAGTTTTGGCAGATCCACTTTCAATAATAATGGCAAATGTGGTTAGTTGGATTTCATTCCTCATTATGATTTACAGTACCGGATACATGAAAGGTGACAAAGACATTACAAGATTTTGGTTTTGGATGTTGTTCTTTATTGGTTCAATGCAGTTAATTGTACTATCTGATAACTTGTTACAAGTATTCTTTGGATGGGAAGGTGTAGGACTTGCATCATATGCTTTGATTAGCTTTTGGTATCGTGATAAAAAGAAGGATCATGTCGGTGTTGAAGGTAGAACTGTTCTTGGTATGTTAGATTACTATGCTCCAACTCATGCAGGAATGAAGGCATTCATCATGACAAAAGTTGGTGATGTAATGATGATTGCTGGTATGCTTTTGATATTCTTGTTTGCTGGCACTTTTGGCTTTAAGGAATTAATGGGTGAAACTCAATGGGCAACTAATATGGCTGCTCAGGGACTATTAGTCCCTGCATTTGTTTTATTATTTGGAGGTGCCATAGGAAAATCAGCTCAATTCCCACTAAACGAGTGGTTGTTAGAAGCAATGACTGGTCCTACTGCAGTTTCTGCATTAATTCACGCAGCAACTATGGTTAAAGCAGGTGTTTTCTTGGTGGCAAGAATTGGTCCACTTGTTTTTGCATTAGGTGCTGCAGGAATTATGGCTGATCAATTCTTTGAGATAATTGCCTGGGTTGGTGCAATTACTGCATTATTACTTGCAACACAAGGTATGGTGAATAATGAAATAAAGAAAGTTCTTGCATATTCTACTGGTTCTCAAATTGGTTATATGATGATGGCATTAG comes from Nitrosopumilus oxyclinae and encodes:
- a CDS encoding complex I subunit 4 family protein; this translates as MEYALLQAVFLPLLLSPVAYILGRKVGPTPAMWFTFAILLYTTILVINAALSGTVEEHYPWTEQFGEFGFLLDGLASPFAILIYVLSTILAIYSKPYMIHKFHEQFEEEKKIVSSAGGQTSIIESSSLTNYVNAKSGLYFALYLVFAMGMLGTVLSTNLIEFYVFFEVMLIPGFFLVALWGDGPRRKIGLMFLFWTHAGAVVLLLGFLMIGLSIGSFDFADINESEIPEDILMLSAVAISIGLGVKLAVFMFHIWLPYVHGSAPTPISALLSPAMIGIGAYGIFRLIVEFLPSTFADLAIWFHIWGLVTMIYGGAMALMQDDLKRMLAYSSISQMGYILFGIGSISVLGLAGAEMMYVTHAIGKGILFMMAGIIIVKVGTRSISKLGGLAGKMPITAVCAVIGALTIMGVPPTSGFMGEWILFFGALETAIEEGSTLRAVTFGLGLVATALTMSYMLWMLKRVFFGKTPEHLEHVKEGSWYMTAPMMVLAGFSIVVGIYPDIFLKTIIPYMNGVLGV
- a CDS encoding NADH-quinone oxidoreductase subunit L, with protein sequence MATEALGLPFEVGAASAWLVWILPFVAAMIIPGVGKLSKHATGYVAVAFALMSALSAASLLPMALEAHEIHDQIMWIEAIGLKAGVLADPLSIIMANVVSWISFLIMIYSTGYMKGDKDITRFWFWMLFFIGSMQLIVLSDNLLQVFFGWEGVGLASYALISFWYRDKKKDHVGVEGRTVLGMLDYYAPTHAGMKAFIMTKVGDVMMIAGMLLIFLFAGTFGFKELMGETQWATNMAAQGLLVPAFVLLFGGAIGKSAQFPLNEWLLEAMTGPTAVSALIHAATMVKAGVFLVARIGPLVFALGAAGIMADQFFEIIAWVGAITALLLATQGMVNNEIKKVLAYSTGSQIGYMMMALGVAGLSHQYVDGYTAGFFHLISHAMFKASLFMAAGSLLHIVGSRFMSDMGGLRKQMKKTYVFMWAAGLGLMGAPFITTGFWSKDAIFAAVYTSGNEWAMPLYIIAVLTAVITAFYTTRMIGLVFFGKKSKHIEKMEEEGHHIHEAPMSMWIPYGILAVLTIGIGLIGLSAEEGLHHLFTDYLEHSFGIHSAHVANEASILPEFLQGLNPVALGSSLVAFATGIGLGYIFYIGRWVDPVKFVNSNIVFYAIHKLFLNRWYLNAMVYWCFVVAPLWLARGVFRYFEKTAIDYGMNAGVQKAVGWSAKVVQGTQTGVSQSYLFVFGAGLLFVVLILLI